The following are encoded together in the Salvia hispanica cultivar TCC Black 2014 chromosome 6, UniMelb_Shisp_WGS_1.0, whole genome shotgun sequence genome:
- the LOC125197073 gene encoding putative cyclin-D6-1 isoform X2 produces the protein MEFDLENPLPFSTDIFPSLFNTEIHHMPSKSILSGHNLPLRREIAAAILHISRDSDPSLSYLAVNYMDRFLSAHSIPNGKPWIFRLVAVSCVSLALKMRQTELSVADLADNDGGLIFNSATIERMEMLILGALKWRMRSVNPFAFLDYFLSLFDSGDDERSIQALKNRGAQIIFKSQHDIKLLEFKPSIVSASALLVASNEFSPAQFQPFREAICSCSYVIKEELLHCYDVMAAASGLLTPANVLDFSCSFSSSQIENSAINDSPQLSQNNQ, from the exons ATGGAGTTTGATCTCGAAAATCCCCTCCCATTTTCAACTGACATTTTCCCTTCACTATTCAACACAGAGATTCATCACATGCCTTCCAAATCCATCCTCTCCGGCCACAATCTCCCCCTCCGCCGCGAAATCGCCGCCGCAATCCTCCACATCTCGCGCGATTCCGATCCTTCCCTCTCCTACCTCGCCGTCAATTACATGGATCGCTTCCTCTCCGCTCACTCCATACCG AATGGGAAGCCGTGGATCTTCAGATTAGTAGCGGTTTCCTGCGTTTCATTAGCGCTGAAAATGAGGCAGACGGAGCTCTCCGTCGCCGATCTCGCG GATAACGATGGAGGTTTGATCTTCAATTCCGCGACGATCGAGCGGATGGAGATGCTGATCCTCGGCGCTCTGAAATGGCGGATGCGCTCCGTTAATCCTTTCGCCTTCCTCGATTACTTCCTCTCGCTCTTCGATTCCGGCGACGACGAGCGATCGATTCAGGCGTTGAAGAACAGAGGAGCTCAGATCATCTTCAAATCGCAGCACG atatCAAATTGCTCGAGTTCAAGCCGTCTATCGTCTCGGCGTCGGCTCTGCTCGTGGCGTCAAACGAGTTTTCCCCGGCGCAGTTTCAACCGTTCAGAGAAGCTATCTGCAGCTGCAGCTATGTGATTAAG GAGGAATTGCTGCATTGCTACGATGTGATGGCAGCGGCGTCGGGGCTGTTGACGCCAGCGAATGTGCTGGATTTCAGCTGCTCGTTTTCAAGCAGTCAAATTGAGAATTCCGCCATTAATGATTCGCCTCAGCTTTCTCAGAACAATCAGTGA
- the LOC125197073 gene encoding putative cyclin-D6-1 isoform X1, protein MEFDLENPLPFSTDIFPSLFNTEIHHMPSKSILSGHNLPLRREIAAAILHISRDSDPSLSYLAVNYMDRFLSAHSIPNGKPWIFRLVAVSCVSLALKMRQTELSVADLAVIFRLIGFQSISIFEFLNFTDELQDNDGGLIFNSATIERMEMLILGALKWRMRSVNPFAFLDYFLSLFDSGDDERSIQALKNRGAQIIFKSQHDIKLLEFKPSIVSASALLVASNEFSPAQFQPFREAICSCSYVIKEELLHCYDVMAAASGLLTPANVLDFSCSFSSSQIENSAINDSPQLSQNNQ, encoded by the exons ATGGAGTTTGATCTCGAAAATCCCCTCCCATTTTCAACTGACATTTTCCCTTCACTATTCAACACAGAGATTCATCACATGCCTTCCAAATCCATCCTCTCCGGCCACAATCTCCCCCTCCGCCGCGAAATCGCCGCCGCAATCCTCCACATCTCGCGCGATTCCGATCCTTCCCTCTCCTACCTCGCCGTCAATTACATGGATCGCTTCCTCTCCGCTCACTCCATACCG AATGGGAAGCCGTGGATCTTCAGATTAGTAGCGGTTTCCTGCGTTTCATTAGCGCTGAAAATGAGGCAGACGGAGCTCTCCGTCGCCGATCTCGCGGTGATTTTCCGATTAATCGGTTTTCAATCCATCAGCATTTTcgaatttttgaatttcaccGATGAATTGCAGGATAACGATGGAGGTTTGATCTTCAATTCCGCGACGATCGAGCGGATGGAGATGCTGATCCTCGGCGCTCTGAAATGGCGGATGCGCTCCGTTAATCCTTTCGCCTTCCTCGATTACTTCCTCTCGCTCTTCGATTCCGGCGACGACGAGCGATCGATTCAGGCGTTGAAGAACAGAGGAGCTCAGATCATCTTCAAATCGCAGCACG atatCAAATTGCTCGAGTTCAAGCCGTCTATCGTCTCGGCGTCGGCTCTGCTCGTGGCGTCAAACGAGTTTTCCCCGGCGCAGTTTCAACCGTTCAGAGAAGCTATCTGCAGCTGCAGCTATGTGATTAAG GAGGAATTGCTGCATTGCTACGATGTGATGGCAGCGGCGTCGGGGCTGTTGACGCCAGCGAATGTGCTGGATTTCAGCTGCTCGTTTTCAAGCAGTCAAATTGAGAATTCCGCCATTAATGATTCGCCTCAGCTTTCTCAGAACAATCAGTGA
- the LOC125196800 gene encoding transcription factor MYB14-like: MVRPPSIDRNGMKKGAWSQDEDEKLKTYIEKYGHWNWRLLPRYAGLKRCGKSCRLRWVNYLKPGLKRGNFSEEEQRLVVELHAELGNKWSAIAAKLPGRTDNEIKNFWHTHLEKRRNPNRASQIATNPMNTNTISIIEKTDSSEITSLSTNSSQDDLESLLSSILEADFGSSYGSFWNEPSNASNSESESSSYNLGYDPLLQCFDYETSLFW; encoded by the exons ATGGTGAGGCCACCTTCTATCGACCGCAATGGAATGAAGAAGGGTGCTTGGAGTCAAGACGAGGATGAAAAGTTGAAGACTTACATCGAGAAATACGGCCACTGGAATTGGAGATTGCTCCCCAGATACGCCG GCCTAAAGAGATGTGGGAAGAGCTGCAGATTGCGATGGGTGAATTACTTGAAACCGGGACTCAAGAGGGGAAATTTCAGCGAGGAAGAACAACGGCTCGTTGTTGAATTGCACGCGGAGCTCGGAAACAA GTGGTCTGCCATCGCAGCAAAGCTGCCCGGCAGAACAGACAACGAGATCAAGAACTTCTGGCACACACATCTCGAGAAACGGCGCAATCCAAATCGCGCATCCCAAATCGCTACAAACCCTATGAATACAAACACAATTTCTATCATAGAAAAAACAGATTCCTCGGAAATTACTTCCCTCTCAACGAATTCATCGCAAGACGATCTTGAATCGTTGTTGTCCAGTATACTCGAGGCGGATTTCGGATCATCCTATGGAAGCTTCTGGAATGAGCCCTCCAATGCTTCGAATTCGGAGAGTGAGAGTAGTAGTTATAATCTTGGATATGATCCTCTACTTCAGTGTTTTGACTACGAGACGAGTCTCTTTTGGTAG
- the LOC125196799 gene encoding transcription factor MYB10-like — protein MVKPASFDINGMKKGAWNEEEDNKLRAFIGRFGETNWRQLPEFAGLKRCGKSCRLRWMNYLKPGVRRGNFTQDEKDHIVKLHKILGNKWSAIAEQFPGRTDNDIKNYWNAHIEKRKGRRNGTCAHVTREIKTHNLAQEELSSDSNSSTITNCLNQNTTAFSGVGFSQPTENIGVFESSADSYFNHGSFIEQDYFDGMEEENVMFLPSDYSDVGVASWDLSATFEQDFNKIFGDYYGK, from the exons atggtgAAGCCAGCTTCCTTTGACataaatggaatgaaaaaagGAGCTTGGAATGAAGAAGAGGACAACAAACTAAGGGCTTTTATCGGTCGATTCGGCGAAACCAACTGGCGGCAGCTGCCGGAGTTTGCCG ggTTGAAGAGGTGTGGGAAGAGTTGCAGACTGCGTTGGATGAACTACTTGAAGCCTGGTGTCCGACGTGGCAACTTCACCCAAGATGAAAAAGATCATATTGTCAAACTGCACAAAATACTCGGAAACAA ATGGTCAGCCATTGCTGAGCAGTTCCCCGGGCGAACCGACAACGACATCAAGAACTACTGGAACGCCCACATAGAAAAACGCAAGGGCCGCCGCAACGGCACCTGCGCCCATGTAACCAGGGAGATCAAGACCCACAATCTGGCCCAGGAAGAGCTATCTTCCGACAGCAACTCTAGTACTATAACAAACTGTCTGAATCAAAACACAACTGCATTTTCCGGGGTTGGATTCAGCCAACCCACGGAAAACATAGGTGTTTTCGAGTCGAGTGCAGATTCATATTTCAATCATGGGAGCTTTATTGAGCAAGATTATTTTGATGGGATGGAGGAGGAAAATGTCATGTTTTTACCAAGTGATTACTCAGATGTGGGGGTTGCTTCTTGGGATTTGAGTGCTACATTTGAACAAGActtcaacaaaatatttggTGATTACTATGGGAAGTAG
- the LOC125195613 gene encoding transcription factor MYB10-like: MVKPASFDINGMKSGAWNEEEDNKLRAFIGRFGETNWRQVPEFAGLKRCGKSCRLRWVNYLRPGIRRGNFTKEEKHLIIELHDLLGKKWSAIAEHFPGRTDNDIKNYWHAHIHKRKGRRNGTCARVTREIKTHNLAQEELSSDSNSSTITDCLNQNTTAFSEVAFNQPAENIGVFESSADSYFNHGSFIEQDYFDGMEEENVMFLPSDYSDVGVASWDLNATFEQDFNKIFGDYYGK; this comes from the exons atggtgAAGCCAGCTTCCTTTGACATAAATGGAATGAAAAGTGGAGCTTGGAATGAAGAAGAGGACAACAAACTGAGGGCTTTTATCGGCCGATTCGGCGAAACCAACTGGCGGCAGGTGCCGGAGTTTGCCG gGCTGAAGAGGTGTGGGAAGAGTTGCAGGCTGCGTTGGGTGAACTATTTGAGGCCTGGTATCCGACGTGGCAACTTCaccaaagaagaaaaacatcTCATCATCGAACTGCACGATCTACTGGGAAAAAA ATGGTCAGCCATTGCTGAGCACTTTCCTGGGAGAACCGACAACGACATCAAGAACTACTGGCACGCCCACATACACAAACGCAAGGGCCGCCGCAATGGCACCTGCGCCCGTGTAACTAGAGAGATCAAGACCCACAATCTGGCCCAGGAAGAGCTATCTTCCGACAGCAACTCTAGTACTATAACAGACTGTCTGAATCAAAACACAACTGCATTTTCCGAGGTTGCCTTCAACCAACCTGCGGAAAACATAGGTGTTTTCGAGTCGAGTGCAGATTCCTATTTCAATCATGGGAGCTTTATTGAGCAAGATTATTTTGATGGGATGGAGGAGGAAAATGTCATGTTTTTACCAAGTGATTACTCAGATGTGGGGGTTGCTTCTTGGGATTTGAATGCTACATTTGAACAAGActtcaacaaaatatttggTGATTACTATGGAAAGTAG
- the LOC125191628 gene encoding universal stress protein PHOS32-like, producing the protein MSSPPAAADPPKLHIQPVQVNTSSPRFPPPPATPNSIYASSSSSPSLRRIAIAVDLSDESAFAVRWAADNYIRPGDTVILLHVRSTSVLYGADWGSSTPTSAGGSGAGNPFTKSSAGGAAAASPPPPAEEEEVNRLTARKAGKLAQPLAEAHVPVKIHIVKDHDMKERLCLEVERLGLSAVIMGSRGIGAKARGGGDGRLGSVSDYCVQHCACPVVVVRYKTRDEDEDEATEEREREDEAYEFHDANDQLTK; encoded by the coding sequence ATGTCTTCACCGCCGGCCGCCGCCGATCCCCCAAAACTCCACATCCAGCCCGTCCAAGTGAACACCTCCTCCCCTCGCTTCCCCCCTCCCCCGGCCACCCCCAACTCCATCtacgcctcctcctcctcctccccctcCCTCCGCCGCATCGCCATCGCCGTTGACCTCAGCGACGAGAGCGCCTTCGCCGTCCGGTGGGCCGCCGACAACTACATCCGCCCAGGCGACACCGTCATCCTCCTCCACGTCCGCTCCACCTCCGTCCTCTACGGCGCCGACTGGGGCTCCTCCACCCCCACCAGCGCTGGCGGCTCCGGCGCCGGAAACCCCTTCACGAAGTCGTCGGCCggcggcgccgccgccgcgtcgccgccgccgccggcggaggaggaggaggtcAACAGGCTCACGGCGCGGAAGGCGGGGAAGCTCGCGCAGCCGCTGGCGGAGGCGCACGTGCCGGTGAAGATCCACATCGTGAAGGACCACGACATGAAGGAGCGGCTGTGCCTCGAGGTGGAGCGGCTCGGGCTGAGCGCGGTGATCATGGGGAGCCGCGGGATCGGGGCGAAGGCGAGGGGTGGTGGGGACGGGAGGCTCGGGAGTGTGAGCGATTATTGTGTGCAGCATTGCGCGTGCCCTGTCGTGGTTGTGAGGTACAAGACACGGGACGAAGACGAGGACGAAGCGACCGAGGAAAGGGAGAGAGAAGATGAGGCATATGAGTTCCATGATGCCAATGATCAACTCACCAAGTGA
- the LOC125197444 gene encoding T-complex protein 1 subunit zeta 1, protein MSLKVLNPNAEVLNKSHALHMNINAAKGLQDVLKSNLGPKGTIKMLVGGAGDIKLTKDGNTLLKEMQIQSPTAIMIARTAVAQDETSGDGTTSTVIFIGELMKQSERYIDEGMHPRVLVDGFEIAKRATLQFLEKFKTPVVMGAEPDKEILKMVARTALRTKLYESLADQLTDIVVNAVLCIRKAEEPIDLFMVEIMHMRHKFDVDTRLVEGLVLDHGSRHPDMKRRAENCYILTCNVSLEYEKSEVNAGFFYSSAEQREAMVAAERRSVDERVQKIIDLKNKVCADNDSNFAVINQKGIDPPSLDLLARAGIIALRRAKRRNMERLVLACGGEAVNSVDDLTPECLGWAGLVNEHVLGEEKYTFVENVKNPHSCTILIKGPNDHTIAQIKDAVRDGLRAVKNTIEDEAVVLGAGAFEVAARQYLVNEVKKTVKGRAQLGVEAFADALLVVPKILAENSGLDTQDVIIDLTGEHDKGNVVGLNLHTGEPIDPQMEGIFDNYSVKRQLINSGPVIASQLLLVDEVIRAGRNMRKPS, encoded by the exons ATGTCGCTGAAGGTGCTGAATCCGAACGCGGAGGTGCTGAACAAGTCTCACGCTCTTCACATGAACATCAATGCCGCGAAAGGCCTCCAGGATGTGCTCAAAAGCAATCTCGGCCCTAAAGGAACTATCAAAAT GCTTGTTGGTGGCGCGGGAGATATTAAGCTCACCAAGGATGGAAACACTCTCCTGAAGGAGATG CAAATACAAAGCCCTACGGCGATAATGATTGCTCGGACTGCTGTTGCTCAAGATGAAACCAGTGGAGATGGTACCACTTCTACTGTTATCTTTATTGGCGAGCTCATGAAGCAATCAGAGCGGTACATAGACGAAG GAATGCATCCACGTGTTCTAGTTGATGGATTTGAAATAGCTAAAAGAGCAACACTCCAGTTTCTTGAAAAGTTTAAGACTCCTGTAGTCATGGGTGCCGAACCTGATAAAGAGATACTGAAGATGGTGGCAAGAACAGCATTGAGGACGAAG TTGTACGAGTCATTGGCTGACCAACTAACTGACATTGTTGTAAATGCT GTTCTCTGCATCCGCAAGGCTGAAGAGCCTATTGATCTCTTTATGGTTGAGATAATGCATATGCGCCACAAGTTTGATGTAGATACTCGCTTG GTTGAGGGTCTTGTTCTTGACCATGGCTCAAGGCATCCAGATATGAAACGCCGGGCAGAGAATTGTTACATTTTGACTTGTAATGTGTCGCTGGAGTATGAGAAAAG tgaagtaaatgCAGGATTCTTTTACTCAAGTGCAGAACAGAGAGAAGCAATGGTTGCTGCAGAAAGGCGATCTGTTGATGAAAGGGTCCAAAAGattattgatttaaaaaacaaG GTGTGTGCTGACAATGACAGCAACTTTGCTGTCATTAATCAGAAAGGAATTGATCCTCCATCATTGGATCTTCTTGCTCGAGCTGGA ATAATTGCTCTGCGAAGGGCGAAAAGGAGAAACATGGAGAGATTGGTTTTGGCTTGTGGAGGAGAGGCTGTCAATTCAGTCGATGACTTAACCCCTGAGTGCCTCGGTTGGGCTGGCTTGGTCAATGAACACGTACTAGGTGAAGAGAAGTACACGTTCgtggaaaatgtgaaaaacCCCCACTCCTGTACAATTCTCATTAAAG GGCCGAATGATCATACAATTGCTCAGATTAAGGATGCTGTTCGTGACGGTCTGAGGGCAGTGAAAAATACTATCGAAGACGAAGCTGTTGTACTT GGTGCTGGGGCTTTTGAGGTGGCAGCCAGACAATACCTGGTTAATGAAGTGAAGAAAACCGTTAAAGGA CGTGCTCAACTTGGCGTTGAAGCTTTTGCCGATGCACTTCTTGTGGTTCCGAAGATACTTGCTGAAAACTCAGGTCTTGACACCCAGGATGTGATTATTGACCTCACG GGAGAACACGATAAGGGTAATGTGGTCGGACTTAATCTTCACACGGGAGAACCGATCGACCCTCAAATGGAGGGCATATTTGACAACTACTCCGTCAAGCGCCAGCTTATAAACTCCGG GCCTGTGATTGCGTCGCAGCTGCTACTCGTGGACGAGGTGATTCGTGCCGGTCGTAACATGCGGAAACCAAGCTAG